TTATAAGTAATATTTTTTTGTTCATTTTTTTCACCACCTTAATACTATTATATAATATTATATAGATATATTGTATAGAATATTTTAAATTTTTATTGTAAAAAATAGATGTCTTGCAACAAGACATCTATTTAATATTATAGTTTAGAAGCAGCCTCTTCATCAATTATAAATGTAACATCTGGATGAAGTTGTAATATAGAAGCTGGAACTTCAGGTATAATATCTCCCTTTATTGTATTCTTTATAGCTTCAGCTTTATCAATACCACTTGCAAGTAATATTATTTTCTTTGCTCTCATTATATTTCTCATACCCATACTTATTGCCTTTTTAGGTACTTCATCTAAGCTATTGAAGAATCTTGAATTAGCTTTAATCGTCTCTTCATTTAAGTCAACTAAATGTGTTCCAGAAGCAAATTTTTCATCTGGTTCATTAAATCCAATATGTGCATTGCTCCCTATTCCAAGTACTTGTAAATCAATATTACCTTTTTCTTCTACTAACTTATCATAATTATTAGATTCTAATTCAGGATTATCAGTTTTACCATTTGGAATAAAAGTATTTTGTTTGTCTATGTTTATATGATCAAATAAATTTTGATTCATATAATATCTATAACTTTGATGATCTTTACCTGAAAGTCCATAATATTCATCAAGATTAAATGTAGTAATATTACTAAAATCAATTAATCTTTCTTTATATATTTGAATTATTTCTTTATACATGCCTAATGGCGTAGACCCAGTCGCAAGTCCTAATACTGAATCATCTTTAATATTTACTTGACTTGCTAAAATAAATGCTGCCTTTTTACTCATTGATTCATAATCTTTTACTTTAATAATTTTCATGTTTACTTTCCCCTTCAACTATAGCATTAATTATATTTATTTGTTCATCAAATATAATTATATCTGCATATTTATTTTTTTCAAGACTTCCTCTTTCATTATTTATATTTATTACCTTTGAAGGGTTTAAACTTGCAAGCTTAACACATTCATAAAGTGGTAATTCAGTATTATCATACATATTTTTCACAGCTTGATTTAATCTTAAAACACTTCCTGCAAGTGTTCCATCTTCCAGTCTTGCTGCATTGTCCTTTACAATAACTTCTTGACCACCTAAATCATAACTTCCAGACTTTAAACAAGCTGCTCTCATTGCATCTGTTATAAGAACTAACTTATCAGGTCCTTTTAGTCTATAGGCTATATTATAAATTGCATTATGAAGATGTATATTATCTGCTATAATTTCAGTACTAATATCACTATCCATAATTGCCCCTACTACACCAGGATTTCTATGATGAAGTCCTGTCATTGCATTGAACATATGAGTACTATGTGAAGCACCTCTTTTTATAGCTTCCATTGCCTGTTCATAACTAGCTTCAGTATGACCAATTGAAAGTGTAGTACTTTCATTTTTAATTACATTTTCTAAAAAGTTGAAATTTTCATCTCTCTCTGGAGCATATGTTATTAGCTTTATAACATCCATATATTTTTCTATTGAATCATATTCAGGCTTTATAATATATTCTTCCTTTTGAGCACCTTTATATTTAGGGTTTATAAATGGTCCTTCCATATGAGCCCCTAATACTTTTGCTCCATTTAACTCTTTAGTCATTGATTCTCTTACAGTATCTAATGCATTATATATGGATTCTAAATCCATAGTCATTGTAGTTGGTAAAAATGAAGTTACGCCATTTTTTAATATTGTTTCACTAATAGTATTTATAGAATTAATATCACCATCCATAGTATCACACCCACTGGAACCATGTATGTGTATATCTATAAAACCTGGAGATACAAAATTATCTTTTGCATCAATGATTTTTTTATCCTTTTGTTCAAATTCTTCATTAGGTACTATATCTAATATCTTTTTTTCATAAATTAATACATGATTTTCTAGTATTTTATCTTCTAATATTATTTTTCCATTAATTATTGCGTTCATATTTTCACCTCATTTCTTATTGTCTATATGCTCTATTACTAAACTTATATCTATCTCCTCTATAAAAGGATTTAGTATATTGTAAAGGCATTCCTTCTTCTAAATAAGTTATTGATTTTATTAACAGTATAGGATCCCCTATTTTAATTCTTAAATGCTCTGCTGTTTTTTTATGTGCTAGAAGAGCTTCAATTGTTTGATCTGAGTATGAAATATTTACCCCTTGTTTTTTAAGATATTCAAATATTGATTTTTCATTATCTTCTTTTTTAAGATTTGGGGTGAAATGAAAAGGTCTTAATACAACCTCATATCCCCAAGGTTCATTATCTGCATATCTTATTCTTTCAATTTTAAAGATTAAATCTTTATTTTTAATTTTTAATCTTTTGGCGTATGTTTCACTAGCTTCAATGATTTCCATACTTAAAACTTTAGAACTTGGCTTTTTATCTAAGAGTTTTATATCCTCTGTAAAACTAGTAAGACCCAAGCTATCTTTAACTAACTTCTGATCAGAAACATAAGTTCCACTACCTTTTATTTTATATAAATACCCTTCACTAACTAAATTACTTATTGCTTGTCTAACTGTTATTCTAGTTACTTTAAACATTTCTGCTAATTTCAATTCTGAATAAATAGGCTTTCCTCTTTCAAAGGTTCCATTTTCAATATTTGTTTTTATATATTCTTCAATTATTTGATATTTATGCATTATAGCCATACACTTACTCCTTTATTATAAAAAAATTCCTTTGGACCATAAATATGATGTTATTCCAAAAAGTAAAGCAAATTTTATATATCTAGATATAAATTTATTCTTATTATCACTTTTTTCATCAATAAAAGTTATTGAATATGCAACTATTGCACTTGAAAGTATGGTATTTAAAACAATTATTAGTATATCTTGATTTATGCCTAATTTAGTTAATAAAGTAACTAAGATTAGATTAACTAATGCAATGCCTGTTGCCATGAATGCAGCACCTTTAATACTAATTTTTATAATTTTATTATCCATTATATCCCCCTTAACTATTTGTTATATCTCCCAATACTACATAATTTTTAGCTCCAGTTGCGGATTTAATATTGCTCTTTATATTATTTAAACACTCATTCCCTAATATTGCAAATGCAACTGCTTCTTTAGAAAAAGAGTTCATGCTATGATCTTCCATTGAACTTATCTTAATGTTTTTTAATTTTCTTTCCAATGATTCTCTAAGGGTTAAATTATAAGCTCCTCCACCACAAAGAATTATTTCATCTAAGTCTATGTTATTTAGTATAAAGCGCTTATATGAATCTGCCATTGTCTCTGCTGTAAATTCAGTAGCAGTGGCTATTAAAGAATTTGCATCAATATTATTATTTTCTTTTATTAATTGTTCAACATAAAAAGAACCAAAATGCTCTCTACCGGTAGATTTAGGCGGCTGTTGTTCAAAAAAAGAATGAGACATCATTTTGTTCAGCAATTCATAATCTATTCTACCTCTTTTTGCAATCTCACCATTTTTATCATATTCAATCCCTTTAAGTCTTCTGCATAATTCATCTATTATCATATTTCCTGGACCGGTATCGAAGGCAAGTATTTCATCTTTTGAAGTATCTTTCTTTAATATAGTAGTGTTGGCTATGCCACCAATATTGTGTATAGCAATATTCTTTTTATATTTATTAAATAAAATGTAATCAACATATGGTACTAAAGGGGCCCCTTGACCACCTGCAGCAATATCCTTTCCTCTAAAATTAGATATAACTTTTGTATTGGTTCTATATGCAATTACTGAAGGTTCTCCTATTTGCAAAGTAGATGGAACCAATTTTCCTTCTAAGTTAGGATTATGATAAATAGTTTGTCCATGACTTGCAATGAAATCTACATTGTCTAAAGAAATATTAGCTTTTTTACATAGATCTATACATGCGTCTGCAAATAAGTTACCTAATTTATAATTCAAACTGCATATTAAAGCTACATTAGATTTTTTAGCATCCATGCTATCATGAATTTCATTTTTTATATCTTCATCTATAGGATAACAATTAAAATATATCTCTTTATATTTTGTATCTATACCCTTTCCCTCAATTTCTAATAAAACACTATCAATACCATCTAAACTTGTCCCGCTCATAAGTCCAATACAATATTTCATCTATTTACATTCCTTTCATATATCTTAGTGCAATGTTATATCCACCATATACAGGATCTACTTTTAGTTTTTTTATATTAACATTTGAACCACATAGTTCTTTTAATTTCTCTTTTATACAATTATAATAAAAGTCATTATTAGTTACTACTCCTCCTGTTAATATGATATCAATATTTTCTTGTTTAGCAAAGTTTATTTT
The DNA window shown above is from Senegalia massiliensis and carries:
- the nagB gene encoding glucosamine-6-phosphate deaminase yields the protein MKIIKVKDYESMSKKAAFILASQVNIKDDSVLGLATGSTPLGMYKEIIQIYKERLIDFSNITTFNLDEYYGLSGKDHQSYRYYMNQNLFDHINIDKQNTFIPNGKTDNPELESNNYDKLVEEKGNIDLQVLGIGSNAHIGFNEPDEKFASGTHLVDLNEETIKANSRFFNSLDEVPKKAISMGMRNIMRAKKIILLASGIDKAEAIKNTIKGDIIPEVPASILQLHPDVTFIIDEEAASKL
- the nagA gene encoding N-acetylglucosamine-6-phosphate deacetylase — encoded protein: MNAIINGKIILEDKILENHVLIYEKKILDIVPNEEFEQKDKKIIDAKDNFVSPGFIDIHIHGSSGCDTMDGDINSINTISETILKNGVTSFLPTTMTMDLESIYNALDTVRESMTKELNGAKVLGAHMEGPFINPKYKGAQKEEYIIKPEYDSIEKYMDVIKLITYAPERDENFNFLENVIKNESTTLSIGHTEASYEQAMEAIKRGASHSTHMFNAMTGLHHRNPGVVGAIMDSDISTEIIADNIHLHNAIYNIAYRLKGPDKLVLITDAMRAACLKSGSYDLGGQEVIVKDNAARLEDGTLAGSVLRLNQAVKNMYDNTELPLYECVKLASLNPSKVININNERGSLEKNKYADIIIFDEQINIINAIVEGESKHENY
- a CDS encoding GntR family transcriptional regulator encodes the protein MAIMHKYQIIEEYIKTNIENGTFERGKPIYSELKLAEMFKVTRITVRQAISNLVSEGYLYKIKGSGTYVSDQKLVKDSLGLTSFTEDIKLLDKKPSSKVLSMEIIEASETYAKRLKIKNKDLIFKIERIRYADNEPWGYEVVLRPFHFTPNLKKEDNEKSIFEYLKKQGVNISYSDQTIEALLAHKKTAEHLRIKIGDPILLIKSITYLEEGMPLQYTKSFYRGDRYKFSNRAYRQ
- the anmK gene encoding anhydro-N-acetylmuramic acid kinase AnmK, which translates into the protein MKYCIGLMSGTSLDGIDSVLLEIEGKGIDTKYKEIYFNCYPIDEDIKNEIHDSMDAKKSNVALICSLNYKLGNLFADACIDLCKKANISLDNVDFIASHGQTIYHNPNLEGKLVPSTLQIGEPSVIAYRTNTKVISNFRGKDIAAGGQGAPLVPYVDYILFNKYKKNIAIHNIGGIANTTILKKDTSKDEILAFDTGPGNMIIDELCRRLKGIEYDKNGEIAKRGRIDYELLNKMMSHSFFEQQPPKSTGREHFGSFYVEQLIKENNNIDANSLIATATEFTAETMADSYKRFILNNIDLDEIILCGGGAYNLTLRESLERKLKNIKISSMEDHSMNSFSKEAVAFAILGNECLNNIKSNIKSATGAKNYVVLGDITNS